A section of the Chryseobacterium scophthalmum genome encodes:
- a CDS encoding phosphopantetheine-binding protein: MEDLKLELKTKIIEVLNLEDVAVEEIKDTDPLFGGGLGLDSIDALELIVLLDKDYGIKLSDPKKGKEIFQSIEVMAKFIEENRTK, translated from the coding sequence ATGGAAGATTTAAAATTAGAATTAAAAACAAAAATTATAGAAGTTCTTAATCTTGAAGACGTTGCAGTAGAAGAAATCAAAGATACAGACCCGTTATTCGGTGGCGGTCTTGGATTAGATTCTATCGACGCTTTGGAATTGATCGTACTTCTTGACAAAGACTACGGAATTAAATTATCTGACCCTAAAAAAGGGAAAGAGATCTTCCAATCTATCGAGGTGATGGCAAAATTCATCGAAGAAAACAGAACAAAATAA